Below is a genomic region from uncultured Erythrobacter sp..
AATGGACGATCCCGTCAGTCTTGGTCAGCACCGAAGTGGTTGGCACAGGCGGCGCTTCGCCTAGCGCAAGGAAGCGGCCCTCGCGTTGCGGCTCAGGCTGCGCGCCGTTGAGCATCTCGAACAATTTGCGCGCATTGGACACGTTGCGATCATTGGTGATCGGGCTGCCGAGGCTGATGACAAGCCGCGCCTTGTCAGGATGGAGCTTTGCCAGCTCGCGCGCGATCACACCGCCAAGGCTCCAGCCGACCAGCGAGACCTTGCGGCCACTGGCCTCGTAAAGGCGGGTGATCTGGCTTTCGAGCCGCTCCACCAGCTCGTTATCGACCCGCAGGTTGCGGCCTGAATCCCAGCCGTGGGCGTCATATCCCAGCTGATTGAGCAGGCCGCGCATCGGCGCAGTCGAGCTGTTGGTGGCCATGAAACCGGGCAGGCACAGGACCGAGTGGCCGTCACCCTTGGGGAGGGTGCCGAGCAGCGGACGCGTCGCAAAAAACGCACCCAGCTCGAACATGGCGCGCCCTTCAGTGAGGGTGAAGATGCGCCTTGGTCCGCGCATGGGGGCTCTGCCAGATTCTGACATATCCGGTCCTGCCTCTGCTGCGATACTCGCCACTATTTGCTCTCCCTCGGGGTTTTTGTTTTGGTTCTGGTTTTCTTGGCTGCCGGCTTCTTGGCCGGAGCTTTCTTCGCCGGTGCCTTCTTCGCCGGTGCCTTCTTGGCTGGCGCTTTCTTGGCTAGCGCTTTCTTGGCCGCAGCCTTTTTCGGAGCCGCTTTCTTCGGAGCCGCCTTTCCTGCAGGCGCTTTCGTTCCCTGCGCCTTTGCGGCTGCCAGCAGCTCGTCGAAACTCTCCTGCAAGCATTCCGCGTAGAATTCCGGGTCGGGCATGATGTCGCGGCAGGCGGTGAAGCTGATATAGGCTTCCCCGACATAGGACTGCACGACATGGGCGAGGCCCAATCCGTCGGTCAGACAGATCAGCGAGAGCGCCATGCTTTCAAGCCGCGCGCCGCTCGAATAGATATGGACCGGCGGGCCGGGAACATTGGTCACGACCGTGTTGAACGGCATCACCCTGTGGGCAAGGCTGACGCGGCTGAACAATTGTGCGCCCAGTGCCATGTAGAGCGCCGGATTGACCTTGCTCACCTCGGTCATGGTGCGCGCGCCGATTGCGCCTGTCATCGCCTTGGAATTGCTCGTCTGGCCGTAGACATAGGCCAGCCGCTCTTTCGGATCGGCGATATGCGAGCCGAGCGGTGCGACCATGGCCGAAACCTGGTTGCCCATATCGCCCTTTTCATCGCCCGATCGGACCGAGATCGGAGCCATCGCGGTCATCGTGCCTTTGGGCAGGTCGTCCTTGGCGGTGAGATATTTGTTGAGTGCGCCGCCGATCACCGCAATCGCGACGTCATTGACCTTCGCCTCTGGCACAAGCGCGCGGATCGACTTGAATTCTTTGAGGTCGAATGTGCGCCCTTCGATCACGCGATGCGAGGAAATCGAGCGGTTAAAGCGGGTGCGCGGCGGCACCATGTCGCTGCTGACCTTGAACTGCTTGGTCACCAGCCCCTTGATCGCATTGGCGATGCCGGGGACAGCTTGCGCGGCCACTTGCGCCTGTTTGAGCGGGTTGAGCAGCGCGTTGACATAGCTCTTGCCCAGCAGCTCGACCGGGTTCGGCACTTTCTCGGGCTTCCAATTGTCAGGCTTGCTCGGCGGCGGCGTGTCGGACGCGAGCGTGTGCAGCGCCTCCATCAGGTCGATCCCGCTCATCCCGTCGATCGCAGCGTGGTGGACCTTGGTGACGAATGCAAAGCAGCCCTTTGGATAGCCGCGGACATTGTCCAGCCCCTCAACCACGGTGAACTCCCATGGCGGCCGTTCGAGATCGAGCGGCCGGGCATGAATGCGCGCGGCCTGGATGCACAATTGCCGCCAATCGCCCGGTTTGGGCAAGGCAACATGGCGGACGTGATATTCGAGATCGAAATCCGGATCCTCGATCCAATACGGATAATCGAGGTCGAACGGAACGCGCACCAGACGCTGCCGCATTGTCTTGGACAATTGCATGCGTGATCCGATGAAATCGAGAATGTCTTTAAAGCGGACGAAACCGCCCGGTGCCGTTGCCGGATTGTAGATCAGCACACTGCCGATATGCATCGGCGAATTCTTCGATTCCAACGCTACGAACGAGGAATCCATGCCTTGCAATTGTCGCAAGGTATTCTCCCGCAGGACTGCTGAGGATCAACAGCTTCGGCCCGTTTTCGAGCTCTGCAATCGGGACGTAAGCATGTTTCAAATGCGTGACAACCTGACGCAAGCGTAAGTGTTGCACTTGTCCCGTAATAATGCGCAACTTTGTTACGCGGCGATCGAGTCTCCGGCCGCGACGCCGCTCGCCCAGGCCCATTGGAAATTGTAGCCGCCCAGCCAGCCGGTTACGTCCACCGCTTCGCCAATTGCGTAGAGGCCGCGGACGTTCTTCGCCTCCATCGTCCGGCTCGACAACTCGGCTGTCGAGATGCCGCCGATTGTGACTTCGGCCTTGGCAAAGCCCTCGGTCCCGTTGGGGGTGAAGCGCCAGTCGGCCAGCCGCTCTGCCGCGGCGCGAAGAACCTTGTCGGGCACATTGCCAAATTCGCGCTCGATACCGATGCGTTCGGCCAGCGCGTCCGCCAGCCGGTCGGGCAGGACGTCGCGCAAGGCAGAGCGCAGAGTGGCGCGGGGATTGGCGCGTTTGAGGTCGATAAGCCAGTCAGCGCTGGCGTCGGGGAGGAAGGTGATCGCGACCTCTTCGCCCGAGCGCCAATAGGAGGACACTTGCAGGATTGCGGGACCGGACAGGCCTTTATGGGTGAATAAAGCCGCTTCTGCAAAGCTCGCCTTGCTCTTGCCGGTTCCGGCGCGGACGGGTGCCGAAACGCCTGACAGCTCGCGGAACAGCACATCCTCTCCGCCCAGCGTGAAGGGTACGAGGGCAGGGCGCGGCTCGACCACTTTCAGCCCGAATTGCCGCGCGAGGTCGTAGGCGTATCCGGTCGCGCCCATTTGCGGGATCGAGGGGCCGCCCGTGGCGATCACCAGAGCGGGCGCGGCGAAGTGGCGACCTCTGGCGGAGACGGCAAAGCTGTCGCCTTCCTTGATCACCGCGCTGACTTCCGCGCCGCAGATCACATCGACAGTGTCGGGGCACTCAGCCAGCAGCATCTCGACAATCTGCGTCGCGCGCCCGTCGCAAAATAGCTGGCCCAGCGTCTTCTCATGCCACTCGATCCCGTGTTTCTCGACCAGCGCGAGGAAGTCCTTCGGCGTGTAGCGGGCGAGCGCCGACTTGGCGAAATGCGGATTGGCGGAGAGGAAGTTCGCCGGGCTGGTGTGCACATTGGTGAAGTTGCACCGCCCGCCGCCCGAAATCAGGATCTTCTTGCCCGGCTTCTCGGCTTTCTCAAGCACGACTACACGCAGGCCGCGCTGGCCCGCACGCGCCGCACACATCAGGCCAGCCGCGCCGCCGCCGAGAATTATTCCATCATAATGTTCCACTTTGCTGCCGATAGGCGTGTGCGCCTGCATTGCCAATCGCGCGGTTCACTCCCTATCTGTTGACCATGTCCAAGACCCCGGCCGGCACTCCCCATGACCCCAGAGGAGCCGAGCGCTTCAATGAGGAGCGCGCGGCCTACACTGTCGCGAGCGCGCAGCCGAACCTTGAGGCAGGTGTGACTGCGATCCGCGAAGTGCAGAAAACCCTGAAGCCGATCCCCGGCGTCTACCGCATGTGTGATGCGCGCGGGGACGTTCTGTATGTCGGCAAGGCGCGAAGCCTGAAGGCGCGGGTGGCGAATTACACCAACGTTGCGCAGCTTTCCGGACGGCTTCAGCGGATGGTCTCGCAATGCCGCAGCATGGAGATCATCACCACCAATTCAGAGGCCGAGGCGCTGCTGCTCGAAGCGCAGCTGATCAAGCGGTTTCGCCCGGCTTTCAACGTGTTGCTCCGCGATGATAAGAGCTTTCCTTTCATCCTGCTGCGCTCCGACCACGCCTTTCCGCGCATCCACAAACATCGCGGCGCGCGGCGGGCGAAGGGGAACTATTACGGGCCGTTCGCGAGCGCCGGGAGCGTCAACACCACACTTAATGCACTTCAGAAACTGTTTCTGCTAAGGTCTTGCACAGACAGCTTTTTCAACAATCGCGACCGGCCCTGCCTGCTCTATCAGATCAAGCGGTGCTCGGGGCCTTGTGTGGGCCGGATCAGCGAGGGTGATTACGACGCGCTGGTCGATCAGGCGAAGGATTTCCTCGCGGGCAAATCAGGGCAGGTGCAGGCCGATCTCGAAAAACAGATGGCGAAAGCGGCGGAGGAGCTCGACTTTGAAACCGCTGCGATCCTGCGCGACCGGTTGAGGGCTGCGACCTTTATTCAGGGCAGCCAAGCCATCAATGCCAGCGGCGTGGGCGATGCCGATGTCTTCGCGCTCGCGTCAAAAGGTGGCCAGATCGGGGTGCAGGCCTTCTTCATTCGCGGCGGGCAAAACTGGGGCCACCGCGCCTTCTTCCCCACCCACACAAAGGATGTAGAGGAGGATCAGGTGCTCTCCAATGTGATCCTGCAATTCTACGAAGAAGTGCCCCCGCCGCCCAACATCCTGGTCGACCGGATGCTGCCCGAAAGCGAGCTGGTCGAGGCAGCGCTCAGCGAAGTGGTGGGCCGGATTGTGAAGCTCTCCGTCCCCCAGCGCGGCGACCGTCGCAAGCTGATGGAGCAGGCGAGCCGCAATGCCATCGAAGCGCTTGAGAGGCGGCTAGCCGAAACCGGCACCAAGGCGAAGACCCACCGCGAGCTGGCCGACTTCCTTGAACTGGGCGAGCCTCCCCAGCGGATCGAGGTCTATGACAACAGCCACATTCAGGGCGCGAAAGCTGTGGGCGCGATGGTGGTCGCCAGCCCCGAAGGCTTCGAGAAGTCGCAATATCGCAAGTTCAACATCAAGACCGCGCAGACCAATGACGATTACGCGATGATGCGCGAGGTTATGGAGCGCCGCTTTACCCGCGCGATGAAGGACGATCCCGATCGAGCGCGAGAAGGCGTCTGGCCCGATCTCGTGCTGGTCGATGGCGGCAAGGGCCAGCTGTCGAGCGTGATGGAAGTGCTCGGTGAACTCGGCATCGAGGACCTGCCCGTCATCGGCATCGCCAAGGGTCCGCATCACGGACGCGAGGGACGCGAAGTCTTCCACTTCCCCGATGGCCGCGAAAAGACGCTGCCGACCAATTCGCCGGTGCTGTTCTACGCCCAGCGGCTGCGCGACGAGGTTCACCGCTATGTCATCGGCGCGCACCGGGCAAAGCGCTCCAAGGCGATCACCGCGAGCCCGCTGGACGAGATCCCCGGCATCGGCCCGGCCCGCAAGCGCGCGCTGCTGCTCCATTTCGGAACCGCCGGCAAAGTCCGCGCTGCCTCGTTCGAAGACCTGCAACGCGCGCCCGGCGTCAGCGATACGGTCGCGCGCAAAATCTATGACTTTTACCATGCGAGCGGATAGGGCGGGGCCGCAATGAACCCACCCGAACCCAAAGTCACGGTCCAGCGGATCGGCAATGAAGGCGAGCCGCTGGTCATTATCGACAATTTCACCGGCCAGCCCGAGCGGCTGCGCGATCTGGGGGTTCGGTCGCGATATTATCCCGCAGGCGTCGATTACCCCGGCATTCGTGCACCCGCCGACCCGTCCTATCTCGACATCCGCCGCGATCTGATGATGCAGGTGATGGGCGAGGTCTTTGGTCTGCGCCAGTCAATCCAGTGCGAGGTTGCGGCGTTCTCGGTGGTGACGCTCGCGCCCGAAGCGCTCTCACCCCGTCAGCGCATCCCGCATCACGACCACTCCGATCCGGGCCGCGTGGCGATCATGCATTATCTCGATGGGCCAGAGAGCGGGGGCACAGCGTTCTACCGCCACAAACGCACCGGCTTTGAAGCGATCACGTCCGAGCGTGAGGCCACCTATGCCGCCGCGCTGGAGGCGGATTCGCGTGAGTATGGTGAGCCGCCGCTGGCCTATCCCGGCCCCGACACCCCCGGTTTCGAGCAAATCGGCGCGGTCGAGGCACAGCCGGACCGCCTAGCGCTCTATCGCGGCCGCCAGCTGCATTCGGGGATCATCCCCGACGCAGCCGCGCTGTCAGACGACCCGAAAGCGGGCCGTCTGACAGTCAATATGTTCCTCTATGGGAGCTAGGCCGCGTGGCCTAGAGCCTTCGGTGCGACCCGAAGGGAATCAGAGCAAATTCGCTGCCGTCTCGTCGCGGTGCTTTTTCAGATAGCGCATGAAGGGCGTGCCTCCGGTGCCGACATCGGTGTCGTTGCCGGCTGATTTCTTGCCCTGCTTGTTGATGTAGCTCGCCGCATATTCGAGGTGGCGCGTGCGGAAGTCTGCAACGGCCTGAATATTGGCGTTGTAGGCGTCGGTGAGGCCCGATGCGCCGACGGTTTGGACGAAACCGCGCAGCCCGCTCGACCGGCGGGCGTCGTCGACGAAAGTGCGGTGGCCGACGGGGCGGTATTCGTGCAGCTGGTCGAGGAATTCGCGCAAGGGATCGCTTGCGTGACCGACATTCATCAGCGCGTCCATGCTGGGCACGATGGAGCTCTGTGAGCCGGTCTGTCCGCGATAGGAGCGCGCCTCGTCGCCGAAGCGCTCGACGCCTTCGTAGATCACGCCGTCGGGCAGCGCGGGATTGTCGCGCCAGCCGTGAATATAGGGGCGCACACGCTCGAAATAGATATAGGGATCGCAGCGTTCGGGCATGCGGTCGAACAGGGCGTTGATGTGTTTCCAGGTGCCCGCCATGGCTTCGAGCTGAAGCTGGGCGGCCTCGGGATCATCATTGTGAGCGGCTTCGCACACATCTTCGAACCGCGCGAGCGCTGCGCCTGCCTGCGCTTCGATGGCGACGTGGACCAGCACGAACCACGCCTCATCCATTCCGCCGAGGAAGTTCTGGATCATGCGGATATTGTCGAGCGCGAGCGGCTTTGCCGGATCGATCAGCGTCCAATTGTCGAGCACATAGGTCGAATAGGTCAGCAGCGGCTGCTGTCCCAATGCGTCGGCGAGCGCGACCATCGGCACTGCGATGCAGGCCGGGATGCGGTTGTCGACCTCGGCCTCACCCCAGACATAGGCCTGGATCATAAAGCTGTAATGCACCGTCGCCATGCGCAGCTGCTCGTTGCTGAGCGTCGAGACATCGGCAAGTTCACGCGGATCGGGCAGGTGGGCGCGCAGGAAAGCGCGGATTTCGCCCGACGGCATCACCTGCGGCAATTGCAGCGCAACCCGCGCAGCGTCGGCCCAAGCGCCGTCAAACGTCACCTTGCCTGCATCGTAGCGGCACAGAAAGCCGCGTTCCTGCGACATGTCGTAATCGGCGAGCGGCTTGAGAACAGAATGGTCGGAAGGTGCGAGAGTGGCCATTTGCGAGAGCTTTCTGCGTTGATTTGTTGGTTGTGCACAATTCTACGGCCAATTGCGGCGAATATCCTTGCAAAATGCGTTGTTCGGCGCGCTCTATTGCAATATCGTGCGGAAATGGACCGGATTGACAGCAAGATATTGCATGAGCTTGAGCGCGACGGGCGACTCTCCAACACCAGCCTTGCAGGCAAGGTTGGTCTGTCGCCATCGGCGTGTCTCAGACGGGTGCAGGAGCTGGAGCGCTCAGGCCTGATTCGCGGCTATCGCGCGGTGCTGGATCGCAGCCAGCTGGGCGGGGCGGTGACGATCTTCGTGATGGTGGGCCTCGCCGCGCAGCTCGCCAAGGATGCGCGCAATTTCGAAGCGGCGATGGATGCAGCGCCCGAAGTGCGCGAATGCCACAACATCACCGGCTCGGTCGAATATCTGCTGCGCGTCGAAGTCTCAGACCTCGCCCAGTACAAGACGTTCCACGCAGACACGCTGGGCACATTGCCGCAGGTCGCCAGCATCACCTCGCATATCTCGCTGGGTTCATCGAAGGATATGCGCGCCTGATACGAAAAAGCCCCGCCGCGCATGGAGCGGGGCGGGGCCTTTCAAACAAAGTCCGGTCAGGATCAGGCCGGATAGGTCCAGGCGCTGCCGCGCGCGAGGTTCTCGCTGGCGAAGGCCCAGTTGATCTTTCCATCGACAACCGCGTCGAGATAGGCCGGACGCGCATTCTGGTGGTCGAGGTAATAGGCGTGCTCCCACACATCGATGGTCAGCAGCGGG
It encodes:
- a CDS encoding DUF6445 family protein yields the protein MNPPEPKVTVQRIGNEGEPLVIIDNFTGQPERLRDLGVRSRYYPAGVDYPGIRAPADPSYLDIRRDLMMQVMGEVFGLRQSIQCEVAAFSVVTLAPEALSPRQRIPHHDHSDPGRVAIMHYLDGPESGGTAFYRHKRTGFEAITSEREATYAAALEADSREYGEPPLAYPGPDTPGFEQIGAVEAQPDRLALYRGRQLHSGIIPDAAALSDDPKAGRLTVNMFLYGS
- a CDS encoding NAD(P)/FAD-dependent oxidoreductase, with the protein product MQAHTPIGSKVEHYDGIILGGGAAGLMCAARAGQRGLRVVVLEKAEKPGKKILISGGGRCNFTNVHTSPANFLSANPHFAKSALARYTPKDFLALVEKHGIEWHEKTLGQLFCDGRATQIVEMLLAECPDTVDVICGAEVSAVIKEGDSFAVSARGRHFAAPALVIATGGPSIPQMGATGYAYDLARQFGLKVVEPRPALVPFTLGGEDVLFRELSGVSAPVRAGTGKSKASFAEAALFTHKGLSGPAILQVSSYWRSGEEVAITFLPDASADWLIDLKRANPRATLRSALRDVLPDRLADALAERIGIEREFGNVPDKVLRAAAERLADWRFTPNGTEGFAKAEVTIGGISTAELSSRTMEAKNVRGLYAIGEAVDVTGWLGGYNFQWAWASGVAAGDSIAA
- a CDS encoding indoleamine 2,3-dioxygenase; protein product: MATLAPSDHSVLKPLADYDMSQERGFLCRYDAGKVTFDGAWADAARVALQLPQVMPSGEIRAFLRAHLPDPRELADVSTLSNEQLRMATVHYSFMIQAYVWGEAEVDNRIPACIAVPMVALADALGQQPLLTYSTYVLDNWTLIDPAKPLALDNIRMIQNFLGGMDEAWFVLVHVAIEAQAGAALARFEDVCEAAHNDDPEAAQLQLEAMAGTWKHINALFDRMPERCDPYIYFERVRPYIHGWRDNPALPDGVIYEGVERFGDEARSYRGQTGSQSSIVPSMDALMNVGHASDPLREFLDQLHEYRPVGHRTFVDDARRSSGLRGFVQTVGASGLTDAYNANIQAVADFRTRHLEYAASYINKQGKKSAGNDTDVGTGGTPFMRYLKKHRDETAANLL
- a CDS encoding Lrp/AsnC family transcriptional regulator, whose translation is MDRIDSKILHELERDGRLSNTSLAGKVGLSPSACLRRVQELERSGLIRGYRAVLDRSQLGGAVTIFVMVGLAAQLAKDARNFEAAMDAAPEVRECHNITGSVEYLLRVEVSDLAQYKTFHADTLGTLPQVASITSHISLGSSKDMRA
- a CDS encoding alpha/beta hydrolase, which produces MASIAAEAGPDMSESGRAPMRGPRRIFTLTEGRAMFELGAFFATRPLLGTLPKGDGHSVLCLPGFMATNSSTAPMRGLLNQLGYDAHGWDSGRNLRVDNELVERLESQITRLYEASGRKVSLVGWSLGGVIARELAKLHPDKARLVISLGSPITNDRNVSNARKLFEMLNGAQPEPQREGRFLALGEAPPVPTTSVLTKTDGIVHWRGSVQEDTHDECENILVHASHCGLGVNPSVMVALADRLAQDEGAWKPFKAKASHRWMFPRFTPD
- a CDS encoding wax ester/triacylglycerol synthase family O-acyltransferase, whose product is MDSSFVALESKNSPMHIGSVLIYNPATAPGGFVRFKDILDFIGSRMQLSKTMRQRLVRVPFDLDYPYWIEDPDFDLEYHVRHVALPKPGDWRQLCIQAARIHARPLDLERPPWEFTVVEGLDNVRGYPKGCFAFVTKVHHAAIDGMSGIDLMEALHTLASDTPPPSKPDNWKPEKVPNPVELLGKSYVNALLNPLKQAQVAAQAVPGIANAIKGLVTKQFKVSSDMVPPRTRFNRSISSHRVIEGRTFDLKEFKSIRALVPEAKVNDVAIAVIGGALNKYLTAKDDLPKGTMTAMAPISVRSGDEKGDMGNQVSAMVAPLGSHIADPKERLAYVYGQTSNSKAMTGAIGARTMTEVSKVNPALYMALGAQLFSRVSLAHRVMPFNTVVTNVPGPPVHIYSSGARLESMALSLICLTDGLGLAHVVQSYVGEAYISFTACRDIMPDPEFYAECLQESFDELLAAAKAQGTKAPAGKAAPKKAAPKKAAAKKALAKKAPAKKAPAKKAPAKKAPAKKPAAKKTRTKTKTPRESK
- the uvrC gene encoding excinuclease ABC subunit UvrC, producing the protein MSKTPAGTPHDPRGAERFNEERAAYTVASAQPNLEAGVTAIREVQKTLKPIPGVYRMCDARGDVLYVGKARSLKARVANYTNVAQLSGRLQRMVSQCRSMEIITTNSEAEALLLEAQLIKRFRPAFNVLLRDDKSFPFILLRSDHAFPRIHKHRGARRAKGNYYGPFASAGSVNTTLNALQKLFLLRSCTDSFFNNRDRPCLLYQIKRCSGPCVGRISEGDYDALVDQAKDFLAGKSGQVQADLEKQMAKAAEELDFETAAILRDRLRAATFIQGSQAINASGVGDADVFALASKGGQIGVQAFFIRGGQNWGHRAFFPTHTKDVEEDQVLSNVILQFYEEVPPPPNILVDRMLPESELVEAALSEVVGRIVKLSVPQRGDRRKLMEQASRNAIEALERRLAETGTKAKTHRELADFLELGEPPQRIEVYDNSHIQGAKAVGAMVVASPEGFEKSQYRKFNIKTAQTNDDYAMMREVMERRFTRAMKDDPDRAREGVWPDLVLVDGGKGQLSSVMEVLGELGIEDLPVIGIAKGPHHGREGREVFHFPDGREKTLPTNSPVLFYAQRLRDEVHRYVIGAHRAKRSKAITASPLDEIPGIGPARKRALLLHFGTAGKVRAASFEDLQRAPGVSDTVARKIYDFYHASG